DNA from Microtus ochrogaster isolate Prairie Vole_2 unplaced genomic scaffold, MicOch1.0 UNK91, whole genome shotgun sequence:
CTAGCTTGTGTTGACCTGTTATTCTGGGAGAAGGGCTTAGTGTTCCTCAAGAAGGGGTCCTCAAATTACTTTCTTGGAAATCTTGCAATCGCCCCCCTGAGGAACTTCTTTTTTAAGAAGGATGAGGATAGGATGGGAGCAGGgatgaaaataaaacttgagaTCTTTCTGTGATGTGTGCGTTGGTAAGGGGGTGGGTTTTGGGGTGGCTCCTCCCACTTTTGTCCTCCGACCTCTGAGGCCGGCCGACCACCCTTTGGAATCCACGTTTTTCCAAGCTCAGCAGATCCTTTATCCGAAGAAAAATTACTGAAGCCTGTCGCCTTAATCTATTGAGCGGGCAATGTTTCCCACTGAGTGCTTGGGGCTGACCCGGTGGGAGCAGCTAGGATAAAGACATCTAGGGTGGGGAACTGGCAAGGATAGGGCACAGTGGGCCCCCAAGGTGCGTCACAGCACCTGTCCCAGAGCCTGGGTAAAGCTCCCTAGCTCGCCCCCTGGACACACTCTCTGCTCTTGCCTCCTCCCTGGCAgttcctcctcccccagctcccctcTACCAGCGTTCGGGCTccagctcctcccctcctctgcgcCTTctcgctcccctccccctctgccgCTGTTCCCTGCCCCCGCCACCGCCGATCTCCTCCGCAGTCTGGGCCGCTGGGCGCAGAGACTGCCGCAGCGCCGGCGGTCACCGACGCCTCCCCAGACCGGATACCCATTGTGTCCTACCCCATCCCGCTGTCCACTTCCCCACGGCCATGGCGCAGGAAACCGGGAGCAGCTCTCGACTCGGGGGGCCCTGCGGGGAGCCTGCGGAGCGCGGAGGTGCGGTAGGGCCAGGCTTGGGCAGAGATGGGGGCTGAGGGGACGCTTGCGTGTAAGGACTTTAAGTGGACGGATAAAACGTGTGATTCTACACATAGGCCCCCGTTCTCACATCCATTCCCACTCTTTCTgggccaggggagggggaggggtgacGGAGGAGGCTCGGAGTGTGCGCgctctgtcccccctcccccttttgctGGGTGTCCGGGAGCAACGCGGGTCGGGTCCAGTCCGAGCGCTAGCTTCCTTCCCACCCTAACCTGCGGTTCCTGGGTTGCCCGTTCTTTATAGCTTCCGTTACCCAACAAAACCGCATTACCCACACTCTCTCCTTGTCTTCCCCCTAGGTGATGCTAGCGAGGAGGACCACCCCCAAGTCTGTACCAAATGCTGCGCACAATTCTCTGACCCGACCGAATTCCTCGCTCACCAGAATGCATGTTGTACTGACCCACCCGTAATGGTGATAATTGGGGGCCAGGAGAACCCCAGCAATTCTTCAGCCTCCTCTGCACCCCGGCCAGAGGGCCACAGTAGGCCCCAGGTCATGGACACAGAGCACAGTAATGCCCCAGATTCTGGGTCTTCTGGGCCCCCTGATCCTACCTGGGGGCCAGAGCGGAGAGGAGAGGAGTCTTCTGGGCATTTCCTGGTCGCTGCCACAGGTACAGCGACTGGGGGAGGTGGGGGCCTGATCTTGGCCAGTCCCAAGCTGGGAGCAACCCCATTACCTCCAGAATCTACCCCTGCaccccctcctccaccacctccccctCCACCTTCAGGTGTAGGCAGTGGCCACTTGAACATCCCTTTGATCTTGGAAGAGCTGCGGGTGCTGCAGCAGCGCCAGATCCATCAGATGCAGATGACGGAACAAATCTGCCGCCAGGTGCTGCTTCTTGGCTCCTTAGGGCAGACGGTGGGTGCCCCTACCAGTCCCTCAGAGCTACCTGGGACAGGGACCGCCTCCTCCACCAAGCCCCTCCTGCCCCTCTTCAGTCCCATCAAACCTGTCCAAACTGGTAAGACACTGGCACCttcgtcctcctcttcctcctcttcagggGCAGAACCCCCTAAGCAGGCTTTCTTCCACCTTTACCACCCGATGGGATCGCAGCATCCCTTCTCTGTCGGAGGGGTAGGGCGAAGCCACAAACCtacccctgccccctcccccgccctatCAGGCAGCACAGATCAGCTGATTGCCTCACCTCATCTGGCATTCCCAGGCACCACAGGACTCCTGGCAGCTCAGTGTCTTGGGGCAGCAAGGGGTCTTGAGGCTGCGGCCTCCCCAGGGCTCCTGAAGCCAAAGAATGGAAGTGGTGAGCTGGGCTATGGGGAAATAATCAGTTCCTTGGAAAAGCCTGGTGGAAGGCACAAATGCCGCTTTTGTGCCAAAGTATTTGGCAGTGATAGCGCCCTGCAGATCCATCTTCGTTCCCACACTGGAGAGAGGCCCTATAAATGCAACGTCTGTGGTAATCGCTTCACTACTCGGGGCAACCTCAAAGTACATTTCCACCGGCATCGTGAGAAGTACCCACATGTGCAAATGAATCCACATCCCGTGCCAGAGCACCTAGACTACGTTATCACCAGCAGTGGGCTGCCTTATGGAATGTCTGTGCCgccagaaaaagcagaagaggaggcagccaCGCCGGGCGGAGGAGTTGAACGCAAACCTCTAGTGGCATCCACCACAGCACTCAGTGCCACAGAGAGCCTGACACTGCTGTCCACTGGCACAAGCACATCCGTGGCTCCTGGGCTCCCTCCTTTCAACAAGTTTGTGTTCATGAAAGCCGTGGAGCCCAAGAGTAAAGCTGATGAAAATACTCCTCCAGGGAGTGAGGGCTCAGCCATTACCGGAGTAGCAGACGGTGGCGCAGCAACCCGAATGCAGCTAAGTAAGCTCGTGACATCACTGCCAAGCTGGGCGTTGCTTACTAATCACCTGAAGTCAACTGGAAGTTTCCCCTTCCCCTATGTGCTAGAACCCTTGGGGGCCTCaccttctgagacctcaaagttgCAGCAGCTG
Protein-coding regions in this window:
- the Sall2 gene encoding sal-like protein 2 isoform X2, producing MAQETGSSSRLGGPCGEPAERGGDASEEDHPQVCTKCCAQFSDPTEFLAHQNACCTDPPVMVIIGGQENPSNSSASSAPRPEGHSRPQVMDTEHSNAPDSGSSGPPDPTWGPERRGEESSGHFLVAATGTATGGGGGLILASPKLGATPLPPESTPAPPPPPPPPPPSGVGSGHLNIPLILEELRVLQQRQIHQMQMTEQICRQVLLLGSLGQTVGAPTSPSELPGTGTASSTKPLLPLFSPIKPVQTGKTLAPSSSSSSSSGAEPPKQAFFHLYHPMGSQHPFSVGGVGRSHKPTPAPSPALSGSTDQLIASPHLAFPGTTGLLAAQCLGAARGLEAAASPGLLKPKNGSGELGYGEIISSLEKPGGRHKCRFCAKVFGSDSALQIHLRSHTGERPYKCNVCGNRFTTRGNLKVHFHRHREKYPHVQMNPHPVPEHLDYVITSSGLPYGMSVPPEKAEEEAATPGGGVERKPLVASTTALSATESLTLLSTGTSTSVAPGLPPFNKFVFMKAVEPKSKADENTPPGSEGSAITGVADGGAATRMQLSKLVTSLPSWALLTNHLKSTGSFPFPYVLEPLGASPSETSKLQQLVEKIDRQGAVAVASTASGAPTTSTPAPSSSSSGPNQCVICLRVLSCPRALRLHYGQHGGERPFKCKVCGRAFSTRGNLRAHFVGHKTSSAARAQNSCPICQKKFTNAVTLQQHVRMHLGGQIPNGGSTVPEGGGAAQESSSEQSTASGPGSFPQHQPQQPSPEEELSEEEDEEEEEDATDEDSLAGRGSESGGEKAISVRGDSEEVSGAEEEVGAVSAAPTAGKEMESSEKATQQSLPPPPPDNLDHPQPMEQGTSDVSGGIEEEAKLEGTPSPIAALAQEGEGTSTPLVEGPGEGSSRKACEVCGQSFPAQAALEEHQKNHPKEGPLFTCVFCRQGFLDHPTLKKHMLLAHHQVPPFAPHGPQNIATLPLVPGCSSSITSPGLSPFPRKDDPAIP
- the Sall2 gene encoding sal-like protein 2 isoform X1, producing MSRRKQRRPQQLISDCCGGPSASENGDASEEDHPQVCTKCCAQFSDPTEFLAHQNACCTDPPVMVIIGGQENPSNSSASSAPRPEGHSRPQVMDTEHSNAPDSGSSGPPDPTWGPERRGEESSGHFLVAATGTATGGGGGLILASPKLGATPLPPESTPAPPPPPPPPPPSGVGSGHLNIPLILEELRVLQQRQIHQMQMTEQICRQVLLLGSLGQTVGAPTSPSELPGTGTASSTKPLLPLFSPIKPVQTGKTLAPSSSSSSSSGAEPPKQAFFHLYHPMGSQHPFSVGGVGRSHKPTPAPSPALSGSTDQLIASPHLAFPGTTGLLAAQCLGAARGLEAAASPGLLKPKNGSGELGYGEIISSLEKPGGRHKCRFCAKVFGSDSALQIHLRSHTGERPYKCNVCGNRFTTRGNLKVHFHRHREKYPHVQMNPHPVPEHLDYVITSSGLPYGMSVPPEKAEEEAATPGGGVERKPLVASTTALSATESLTLLSTGTSTSVAPGLPPFNKFVFMKAVEPKSKADENTPPGSEGSAITGVADGGAATRMQLSKLVTSLPSWALLTNHLKSTGSFPFPYVLEPLGASPSETSKLQQLVEKIDRQGAVAVASTASGAPTTSTPAPSSSSSGPNQCVICLRVLSCPRALRLHYGQHGGERPFKCKVCGRAFSTRGNLRAHFVGHKTSSAARAQNSCPICQKKFTNAVTLQQHVRMHLGGQIPNGGSTVPEGGGAAQESSSEQSTASGPGSFPQHQPQQPSPEEELSEEEDEEEEEDATDEDSLAGRGSESGGEKAISVRGDSEEVSGAEEEVGAVSAAPTAGKEMESSEKATQQSLPPPPPDNLDHPQPMEQGTSDVSGGIEEEAKLEGTPSPIAALAQEGEGTSTPLVEGPGEGSSRKACEVCGQSFPAQAALEEHQKNHPKEGPLFTCVFCRQGFLDHPTLKKHMLLAHHQVPPFAPHGPQNIATLPLVPGCSSSITSPGLSPFPRKDDPAIP